A portion of the Pithys albifrons albifrons isolate INPA30051 chromosome 1, PitAlb_v1, whole genome shotgun sequence genome contains these proteins:
- the GSX1 gene encoding GS homeobox 1, with the protein MPRSFLVDSLVLREAGEKKGEGSPPPPLFPYAVHPSHPLPGLPAGACHARKAGLLCVCPLCVTASQLHPPPPAIPLIKASFPPFGSQYCHSPLARQQHSVSAVSVGHAPALYQGAYPLPDPRQFHCISVDSTSSQLPSSKRMRTAFTSTQLLELEREFASNMYLSRLRRIEIATYLNLSEKQVKIWFQNRRVKHKKEGKSSSHRGGGGGHSCKCSSLSTTKCSEDDEDSRMSPSSSGKDDRGLAVTP; encoded by the exons ATGCCACGCTCCTTCCTGGTGGACTCGCTGGTGCTGCGGGAGGCAGGCGAGAAGAAAGGGGAGGGCAGCCCTCCGCCTCCGCTCTTCCCCTACGCCGTGCATCCCTCGCACCCTCTGCCCGGGCTGCCGGCCGGCGCCTGCCACGCTCGCAAGGCCGGGCTGCTCTGCGTCTGCCCGCTCTGTGTTACCGCCTCCCAGCTGcacccgccgccgcccgccatCCCCCTCATCAAggcctccttccctcccttcgGCTCCCAGTACTGCCACTCGCCCCTGGCCCGCCAGCAGCACTCCGTCTCCGCCGTCAGCGTCGGGCACGCACCGGCGCTCTACCAGGGCGCCTACCCGCTGCCCGACCCCCGGCAGTTCCACTGCATCTCCGTGG ACAGCACGTCCAGCCAGCTGCCCAGCAGCAAACGGATGCGCACCGCCTTCACCAGCAcgcagctcctggagctggagagggagttCGCCTCCAATATGTACCTTTCCCGGCTGCGGCGAATCGAGATCGCCACCTACCTGAACCTCTCCGAGAAGCAGGTGAAGATCTGGTTCCAGAACCGACGGGTCAAGCACAAGAAAGAAGGCAAAAGTAGCTCCcaccggggcggggggggcggTCACAGCTGCAAATGTTCGTCCCTTTCCACCACCAAGTGCTCGGAAGACGACGAGGACTCGCGCATGTCTCCGTCCTCCTCGGGGAAGGACGACAGAGGTCTCGCAGTCACGCCCTAG